In Desulfopila inferna, a single window of DNA contains:
- a CDS encoding DUF6088 family protein, with product MDRFSRGYVFTYVDFVGKVKSKEALVKSLNRLAESGRIVKLAKGKYYKSELSPFGELPPEQYQVVKDQLDRDGKAVGYLTGLSIYNKLGLTTQIGSVIQIGRQEVRSPFKRERYTISFVKQNTITKENIPLLQLLDLLRFIEKIPDTKIEKSIATSKQLVAELSDQQQEKIMRLALKYQPSTRALLGQCWQI from the coding sequence ATTGATCGTTTCTCTCGTGGATATGTTTTTACCTATGTCGACTTTGTAGGCAAGGTGAAAAGTAAAGAAGCGCTGGTGAAGTCACTGAACAGGCTGGCGGAATCTGGCAGGATAGTGAAGCTTGCCAAAGGGAAATACTATAAGTCTGAGTTATCCCCTTTTGGAGAGCTGCCTCCTGAGCAGTATCAAGTGGTAAAAGATCAGCTTGATCGGGATGGAAAGGCAGTGGGTTACCTCACCGGGCTCAGCATCTACAATAAACTTGGTTTGACCACCCAGATCGGAAGTGTCATCCAAATAGGCAGGCAGGAAGTTCGGTCCCCGTTTAAGCGAGAAAGGTATACCATCTCTTTTGTCAAACAGAACACTATCACCAAAGAAAATATCCCTCTGTTGCAACTTCTTGATCTCCTACGCTTTATCGAAAAGATCCCCGATACGAAAATCGAAAAGAGTATCGCGACCTCAAAACAGCTTGTCGCCGAGTTATCCGACCAGCAGCAGGAGAAAATAATGAGACTTGCCTTGAAGTATCAACCTTCAACCAGAGCCTTGCTGGGGCAATGCTGGCAGATATAG
- a CDS encoding helix-turn-helix domain-containing protein, whose product MTDDAILAEIGGRIARYRIEQQVTQADLAEQAGVSKRTVERFEAGASVQFSTVIRILRVLGLLQGLDRMVPEPFSRPMDLLKQKGKVRQRASSGNRSDKIPKKWSWGDES is encoded by the coding sequence ATGACAGACGACGCGATTCTTGCAGAAATAGGTGGCCGTATCGCTCGTTATAGAATTGAACAGCAGGTGACGCAAGCAGATCTAGCTGAGCAGGCAGGCGTATCCAAGCGCACCGTTGAACGGTTCGAAGCCGGTGCTTCGGTGCAGTTTTCGACTGTCATCCGGATCTTGCGGGTCCTGGGTTTATTGCAGGGGCTGGATCGTATGGTCCCCGAACCGTTCTCCCGACCTATGGATCTGCTGAAACAAAAAGGTAAAGTGCGGCAACGCGCTTCTTCTGGTAACCGTTCGGATAAGATCCCTAAAAAATGGTCCTGGGGTGACGAGTCATGA
- a CDS encoding DUF1254 domain-containing protein: protein MKQSNNLDTVATAGVLSGPATPRSRMRMKSARRMICNVIVATAFIGVAVSAQAVKAASPKEAEAVAEQAYIYGLQQAIYYGQRWTYTQNDAKDNIVYAGLNQFSWVRKQITPDYPVVTPNATTLYGAGFLDLRTGPIVIEVPEITDRYFSVQIMDQYGIFRMIVGSPFNGTSARKYILVPPTFTGNVPADFPTTEIVQWPTLTAYGVVRMAVETGTDAEIKTINRYQDQVTITPLADWLSNGKKGIAQADRKIVKGDYPIPDGLPEYQFGQVDKQTPEQYFTLLSVILNDPTMPTLKDSLMEADMLKQLEAFNIGKGLRFDWAKLPPEQQTALEKGFKAGFESVRKTMKTNMINMNGWGVVRNDGGFETRWMDRAIIADAAWAAPDKNISHGGAFLFTDADGKPLTGKNKYTLTFDMNDLPPVTQFWSIPIYDANGYFVANEINRYTVNSFMLAAGDLAAQDGKLVIYVQHEKPADPDQAKNWLPAPAEGFRFTARFYGPYAALTNGSYNMPRAEKAQ, encoded by the coding sequence ATGAAACAGTCAAACAACCTGGACACCGTTGCAACAGCCGGCGTGCTTAGTGGCCCGGCAACACCTCGTTCGCGGATGCGAATGAAATCGGCGAGAAGAATGATCTGTAATGTGATCGTAGCCACGGCATTCATCGGCGTTGCGGTCAGCGCGCAGGCCGTCAAGGCGGCCTCTCCTAAGGAAGCCGAAGCCGTGGCCGAGCAGGCATATATCTACGGCCTGCAGCAGGCGATTTATTATGGCCAGCGCTGGACTTACACCCAAAATGACGCCAAGGACAACATCGTCTATGCAGGCCTGAACCAGTTTTCCTGGGTGCGCAAGCAGATCACCCCCGATTACCCGGTGGTCACGCCGAACGCGACCACGCTTTATGGCGCAGGCTTTCTTGACCTGCGCACAGGACCGATCGTCATCGAAGTGCCCGAAATCACCGACCGCTATTTCAGCGTTCAGATCATGGACCAGTACGGCATCTTCCGAATGATTGTCGGTTCGCCCTTCAATGGTACAAGTGCGCGAAAATACATCCTGGTGCCGCCAACCTTCACCGGCAATGTGCCAGCCGATTTCCCGACCACCGAGATCGTTCAATGGCCGACCCTGACCGCTTATGGTGTTGTGCGGATGGCCGTCGAAACGGGGACCGATGCCGAGATCAAGACCATCAACCGCTATCAGGATCAGGTGACCATTACGCCTTTGGCCGACTGGCTGTCCAATGGCAAAAAGGGCATCGCCCAAGCCGACAGAAAGATCGTGAAGGGTGACTACCCCATTCCCGATGGATTGCCAGAATATCAGTTCGGTCAGGTCGACAAGCAGACTCCCGAGCAATATTTTACCCTGCTCAGTGTGATCCTGAACGATCCGACCATGCCGACGCTGAAGGATTCGCTCATGGAGGCCGACATGCTCAAGCAGCTTGAGGCGTTCAACATTGGCAAGGGCCTGCGCTTTGACTGGGCAAAACTGCCCCCCGAGCAGCAAACAGCGCTGGAGAAAGGCTTCAAGGCTGGTTTTGAGAGCGTCCGCAAGACGATGAAGACTAACATGATTAACATGAATGGCTGGGGCGTTGTGCGCAATGACGGTGGCTTCGAAACCCGCTGGATGGACCGTGCGATCATCGCCGATGCGGCCTGGGCGGCACCAGACAAGAACATTTCGCATGGCGGCGCCTTCCTGTTCACCGATGCGGATGGCAAACCGTTGACGGGCAAGAACAAATACACGCTCACCTTCGACATGAACGACCTGCCGCCAGTGACCCAGTTCTGGTCGATCCCTATCTATGACGCAAATGGCTATTTCGTTGCCAATGAGATCAACCGCTATACCGTCAACAGCTTCATGCTGGCGGCCGGTGACCTGGCAGCCCAGGACGGCAAGCTGGTGATCTACGTCCAGCACGAGAAGCCTGCCGATCCGGATCAAGCGAAGAACTGGCTTCCGGCACCGGCGGAAGGGTTCAGGTTCACAGCACGTTTCTATGGACCCTATGCCGCACTTACCAACGGTTCATACAACATGCCCAGGGCCGAAAAAGCGCAGTGA
- a CDS encoding DUF1254 domain-containing protein — translation MTHHIKQNLGLLAISVALSLAALFATTSVRAEVSAEELTTISIPDTVETAIGTLEFFDGVPNDATIETLYDNLDRMRAVEVYLNNQGAASLNAMRKGNMGIGADTSSKVTITEQLLKPASLYLTGNTSTLYALTYLDLKAGGPLVVELPPGMLGFLDDAWFRFIANLGAIGPDKGKGGMYLLLPPDYNGEVPEGYFTIKLPTYNNLLFLRGSIANGLIPAVENIKTKLRIYPLAKADNPPATKFINMSGKSYNTIVTRDLSFFEDLDALVQVEPIDAIGPELRGQLAAIGIVKGKSFNPDDRMKKLLNEAATLGNATVRAITYQPRIDGVFIYPDTKSAWTMAYANKNTSFEVDGTMGLDARVLFYFNATGVTPAMATTTAGAGSDYALAYLDADMKVFDGSKTYRLRLPPDVPVNNFWAVTLYDTQTRSLLQTGQEFPTVGSQDEGIRKNTDGSYDLYFAPEPPEGKEGNWLQTVPGKSWFTILRMYGPLEPWIEKTWRPGEIELVTGEPSK, via the coding sequence ATGACACATCACATAAAACAGAATCTTGGTTTACTGGCAATTTCGGTTGCTCTTTCCCTGGCCGCACTCTTTGCCACCACGTCTGTACGGGCCGAAGTGTCGGCGGAAGAGCTTACAACCATATCAATTCCCGACACGGTCGAAACAGCTATCGGTACACTGGAGTTCTTCGACGGGGTGCCTAACGATGCCACCATAGAGACACTCTACGATAATCTCGACCGCATGCGCGCCGTCGAGGTTTACCTGAACAACCAAGGCGCCGCATCGCTCAACGCCATGCGTAAAGGCAATATGGGCATCGGTGCCGATACATCCAGTAAAGTTACGATCACCGAACAGCTCCTTAAACCCGCGTCGCTCTACCTTACAGGAAACACCTCGACCCTGTATGCCCTCACCTACCTCGATCTAAAGGCCGGCGGACCGCTGGTTGTCGAACTGCCGCCCGGCATGCTGGGATTCCTCGATGACGCCTGGTTCCGCTTCATCGCCAACCTTGGCGCGATCGGTCCGGACAAGGGCAAGGGCGGCATGTATCTGCTGCTTCCCCCGGATTACAACGGTGAGGTACCCGAGGGATACTTCACCATCAAGCTCCCCACCTACAACAACCTGTTGTTCCTGCGGGGATCGATAGCCAATGGACTCATACCCGCCGTGGAAAACATCAAAACCAAGCTCCGGATCTATCCTCTCGCCAAGGCGGACAATCCTCCGGCCACCAAGTTTATCAACATGTCTGGCAAGAGCTACAACACGATCGTTACCCGCGACCTTAGCTTCTTCGAGGATCTCGATGCGCTGGTGCAGGTCGAACCCATCGATGCGATCGGACCTGAGTTGCGCGGTCAACTGGCCGCAATCGGCATCGTCAAGGGCAAATCTTTCAACCCCGACGACCGCATGAAGAAGCTGCTGAACGAGGCCGCGACGCTTGGTAACGCCACCGTCCGCGCCATCACCTACCAGCCGCGCATCGACGGTGTGTTCATTTATCCCGACACGAAAAGTGCCTGGACGATGGCCTACGCCAACAAGAACACATCCTTCGAGGTGGACGGTACCATGGGTCTGGACGCACGAGTGCTGTTTTATTTCAACGCGACCGGCGTTACGCCCGCGATGGCTACGACAACCGCCGGAGCAGGCTCAGACTACGCCCTGGCGTACCTGGATGCTGACATGAAGGTCTTCGACGGCTCGAAAACCTACAGGCTTCGTCTGCCGCCCGATGTGCCGGTCAACAACTTCTGGGCGGTCACCCTCTACGACACGCAAACGCGGTCGCTGCTGCAGACCGGCCAGGAGTTCCCCACTGTCGGCAGTCAAGACGAAGGTATCCGGAAGAATACGGATGGTTCCTATGACCTCTACTTCGCGCCCGAGCCGCCGGAAGGCAAAGAAGGCAACTGGCTTCAGACCGTGCCGGGCAAAAGCTGGTTCACCATCTTGCGCATGTATGGTCCGCTGGAGCCCTGGATCGAAAAAACTTGGCGTCCCGGCGAGATCGAGCTGGTGACCGGTGAACCAAGCAAATAA
- a CDS encoding type II toxin-antitoxin system HipA family toxin: MTTVAEVKMWGRTIGAVSMTDGEDIAAFEYDPAFTGSGIEVSPLTMPLAGKVYTFPELSRQTFHGLPGLLADSLPDKFGNALINAWLASQGRQPESFNAVERLCYTGVRGMGALEYAPATGPKGRQATRIHIDKLVALASEILTHRNNLNVSFGDKDKENALKDILRIGTSAGGARAKAVIAWNPSTNEVRSGQLRAGSGFEYWLLKFDGVGGNKDKELEDPGGYGLIEYAYSKMAADAGITMSECRLFEENNRHHFMTRRFDRLADNEKLHMQSLCALAHYDFNMAGAYSYEQALLVIRQLGLPMSSIEEMFRRMVFNIIARNQDDHVKNIAFLMDKSGTWSLAPAFDMIYSFNPSGNWTASHQMTLNGKRDDFSLEDFKACARTASMKRGRAESIIKEIREKVLSWRDYADEAGVPAIWRDQIQNTLRL; this comes from the coding sequence ATGACCACGGTTGCCGAGGTCAAGATGTGGGGACGTACAATCGGCGCAGTTTCCATGACCGATGGGGAGGATATTGCCGCCTTTGAATACGATCCTGCCTTTACTGGAAGTGGTATAGAAGTTTCACCACTTACGATGCCGCTCGCAGGAAAAGTCTATACCTTCCCCGAATTGTCACGGCAGACTTTTCATGGCCTGCCCGGCCTGCTGGCGGATTCGCTGCCTGACAAATTCGGTAACGCCCTTATCAATGCCTGGCTGGCCTCGCAGGGACGGCAGCCGGAGTCGTTCAACGCCGTCGAACGACTTTGTTACACGGGTGTGCGGGGCATGGGAGCACTTGAGTATGCCCCTGCAACAGGACCCAAAGGCCGGCAAGCTACACGGATCCATATCGACAAACTCGTGGCTCTCGCATCCGAGATTCTCACCCATCGGAACAACCTGAACGTATCATTCGGCGACAAAGACAAAGAGAATGCCTTAAAGGATATCCTGCGAATCGGCACATCGGCTGGCGGGGCAAGGGCCAAGGCAGTAATTGCTTGGAATCCTTCAACCAATGAAGTTCGTTCCGGACAACTTCGGGCTGGAAGTGGCTTTGAGTACTGGCTGCTGAAATTTGATGGTGTCGGTGGCAACAAAGATAAGGAACTCGAAGACCCCGGCGGATACGGCCTCATTGAATATGCTTATTCAAAAATGGCCGCTGATGCCGGGATCACGATGAGTGAATGCCGCCTTTTCGAGGAAAATAACAGGCATCATTTCATGACCCGCCGCTTCGACCGCCTTGCCGACAACGAAAAGCTCCACATGCAGTCTCTTTGTGCTCTGGCTCACTATGATTTTAACATGGCAGGCGCTTATTCATACGAGCAGGCCCTTCTCGTCATCAGACAGCTCGGCCTGCCCATGAGTTCGATCGAAGAGATGTTCCGCCGGATGGTCTTTAATATCATCGCCCGCAACCAGGATGATCATGTCAAAAACATTGCCTTTCTGATGGATAAATCCGGAACATGGTCTCTGGCACCGGCTTTTGACATGATTTACAGCTTTAATCCCTCCGGTAACTGGACGGCCAGCCATCAAATGACATTGAACGGAAAGCGGGATGATTTTTCTCTAGAAGATTTCAAGGCCTGCGCCAGAACCGCCTCCATGAAGCGTGGCCGGGCAGAATCCATTATAAAAGAGATACGGGAAAAGGTTTTAAGCTGGCGGGACTATGCCGATGAAGCCGGTGTTCCTGCCATATGGCGTGACCAGATACAGAATACGCTCCGATTATAA
- a CDS encoding DUF1254 domain-containing protein encodes MKHRFSSLTVLFTAAVLALPCAELAGAEVSQESLKSISIPDNVETTLGTLEFFDGVPEKATIEKIYDNYDRMRGMQVFLDNIGAVSMYSVRKGLADAGAEGANRIAIFAQLMDSQTLVVTANTSTLYAYTYTDLAKDGPTVIEVPPGMLGFLDDAWQRFVGNMGVTGPDKGKGGKYLVLPPDYTGDIPDGYFLLKPPTNRNFMFLRGSIKNGLKPAVTNITSNLKVYPLKDMETPAATEFVNMSNKAFNTVFPSDFSYFENLSRVIQEEPIEAINPEVRGAIAAIGIVKGQPFEPDERMKKLLTEAATLGNATSRAITFHPRFNGVRIYPDDPGSVWSTAFANKNTSFEADGTMGLDARVVYYFNAGGVTPAMATSSPGQGSDYALAFLDANKQAFDGAKTYRLHLPKDVPVKDFWAVTLYDTQTRSQLQTSQSFPTVGSQSEGMSQNADGSYDVYFAPEPLEGKEGNWLQTVPGKSWFTILRLYGPLEPWINKSWRPGEIEIVK; translated from the coding sequence ATGAAACACCGATTCAGTTCATTGACAGTCCTGTTCACCGCTGCCGTCCTGGCCTTGCCCTGCGCTGAGCTCGCGGGAGCTGAGGTGTCGCAGGAATCGCTGAAATCCATATCGATACCTGACAATGTCGAGACGACCTTGGGAACGTTGGAATTCTTCGATGGCGTACCGGAAAAGGCCACTATTGAGAAGATCTACGACAACTACGACCGCATGCGCGGCATGCAGGTGTTTCTCGACAATATCGGTGCCGTGTCGATGTATAGTGTGCGCAAGGGACTGGCCGATGCCGGGGCCGAAGGCGCCAACAGGATCGCCATCTTCGCACAGCTGATGGATTCCCAGACACTGGTGGTCACCGCCAACACCTCGACCCTTTATGCTTATACCTACACCGATCTTGCCAAGGACGGGCCGACCGTGATCGAAGTCCCGCCGGGTATGCTCGGCTTCCTTGACGACGCCTGGCAGCGCTTCGTCGGCAACATGGGCGTGACCGGGCCAGACAAGGGCAAAGGCGGCAAATACCTTGTCCTGCCCCCAGATTACACGGGCGATATCCCCGACGGCTACTTCCTGCTGAAGCCGCCAACGAACAGAAACTTCATGTTTCTGCGCGGCTCGATCAAAAACGGCCTGAAACCCGCGGTCACCAATATCACCTCGAACCTAAAGGTCTATCCACTGAAAGACATGGAGACTCCGGCTGCAACCGAATTCGTCAACATGTCGAACAAAGCCTTCAACACGGTCTTCCCAAGCGACTTCAGCTATTTTGAAAACCTCAGCCGGGTCATTCAGGAAGAACCGATCGAGGCGATCAACCCGGAAGTGCGCGGCGCCATCGCCGCCATCGGCATCGTCAAGGGACAGCCCTTTGAACCCGACGAGCGGATGAAAAAGCTGTTGACCGAGGCCGCCACGCTTGGCAATGCCACGTCTCGGGCCATCACCTTCCATCCCCGGTTCAACGGCGTAAGAATCTATCCGGACGACCCAGGCAGCGTGTGGTCCACTGCCTTCGCCAATAAGAACACCAGCTTCGAAGCCGATGGGACAATGGGCCTGGACGCACGGGTGGTCTACTACTTCAACGCCGGCGGGGTCACGCCAGCCATGGCCACCAGCAGCCCAGGCCAGGGTTCGGACTACGCCCTTGCATTTCTCGATGCCAACAAACAGGCCTTCGACGGCGCCAAGACCTACCGACTGCATCTGCCCAAGGACGTGCCGGTCAAGGACTTCTGGGCGGTCACCCTGTACGACACCCAGACCCGCTCACAGCTTCAGACCAGCCAGAGCTTCCCGACCGTCGGCAGCCAGTCCGAGGGAATGTCCCAAAACGCCGACGGCTCCTATGATGTGTATTTTGCACCTGAACCGCTGGAAGGCAAGGAAGGCAACTGGCTGCAGACTGTACCTGGCAAGAGCTGGTTCACCATCCTTCGGCTGTACGGTCCGCTCGAGCCGTGGATCAACAAGAGCTGGCGTCCGGGTGAGATCGAGATTGTTAAATGA
- a CDS encoding YMGG-like glycine zipper-containing protein — MNIYARYGGTVLAIIIMIAVMSGPEEAMAQQSLSSSLQIIVYPAKGQPPEKQNMDEGECYAWAQQQTGIDPIAAAQSPAQSPDSSPKGRERLKGAAGGAAAGAAIGAIAGDAGEGAGIGAVAGTMLGGRKARQNKADAQQQSQQMQSESLDYFRDAFKVCMKAREYTVN; from the coding sequence ATGAACATATATGCCAGATATGGAGGGACGGTATTGGCAATTATCATTATGATTGCTGTAATGTCGGGCCCGGAAGAGGCAATGGCGCAACAGTCGCTTTCGTCGTCATTGCAAATAATTGTCTATCCGGCAAAAGGCCAGCCCCCAGAAAAACAGAACATGGATGAAGGAGAATGCTACGCGTGGGCACAGCAGCAGACCGGCATTGATCCGATTGCAGCAGCACAGTCCCCTGCCCAGTCGCCCGATTCCTCGCCAAAGGGCAGAGAACGTTTGAAAGGTGCAGCCGGTGGCGCTGCAGCCGGAGCGGCGATAGGGGCAATTGCAGGCGATGCAGGCGAGGGTGCCGGCATCGGTGCGGTCGCCGGCACCATGCTCGGCGGGCGCAAGGCCAGGCAGAACAAGGCGGACGCGCAGCAGCAGAGCCAACAGATGCAGTCAGAAAGTCTCGATTATTTCCGGGACGCATTCAAGGTATGCATGAAGGCGAGGGAGTACACCGTCAATTGA
- a CDS encoding amylo-alpha-1,6-glucosidase: MTLSISTGVEAAIALLHRNLTPAGVLAASASPQAAKRRYTRIFGRDHAICALGMAVSGDPDLLAGARAGLHSLARRQAANGQIPKYVDPDEREVDFWYVGCIDATLWWLIAVDFLTHRFPSPEWRRTLDEPVRKALQWLHCQEHPRLRLLQQNEASDWADIMPRSGFVLYGNALWYYVKQRYGLPTAEETKFHFTHLFFPFSRDVPDYRRLRLLTSYVLEKGHNDGLFLSFVNFSFWGEEGDVFGNLLAVLLGLADAGPAARILQALEAAQVAVPYPVRSVCRPIGRDNPLWRDYMDRHQQNHPFGYHNGGIWPFIGGFWALALAAQNRKKDAAEALQGMVQACSLGNWEFNEWLDGRSGEPRGMAGQSWNAAMLLLAEYGLRNPVFTPE, from the coding sequence ATGACACTTTCCATTTCCACCGGTGTTGAAGCTGCCATCGCCCTTTTGCATCGCAACCTGACTCCGGCTGGTGTTCTCGCAGCCTCCGCCTCTCCCCAGGCGGCGAAGCGGAGATATACCCGTATTTTCGGCCGCGATCACGCTATCTGTGCCTTGGGGATGGCTGTGTCCGGCGACCCCGATTTATTGGCCGGAGCCCGGGCTGGCCTGCATTCCCTGGCGCGTCGCCAGGCCGCCAACGGCCAGATTCCCAAATATGTTGACCCCGATGAGCGGGAGGTCGACTTTTGGTACGTGGGCTGCATAGATGCCACATTATGGTGGCTCATTGCCGTTGATTTTTTGACTCACCGCTTCCCATCCCCGGAGTGGCGGAGGACACTGGACGAACCGGTGCGTAAGGCGCTGCAATGGCTGCACTGCCAGGAACATCCGCGTCTGCGTCTCCTGCAGCAAAATGAGGCCAGCGACTGGGCCGACATTATGCCGCGATCCGGTTTTGTGCTCTACGGCAATGCCTTATGGTACTATGTCAAGCAGCGTTACGGGCTGCCCACCGCCGAAGAGACCAAATTTCATTTTACTCACCTTTTCTTCCCCTTTTCCCGGGACGTGCCGGACTATCGCCGCCTTCGTCTCCTCACTAGCTATGTCCTCGAAAAGGGGCACAATGACGGGCTCTTCCTCAGTTTCGTGAATTTCTCCTTCTGGGGTGAGGAAGGCGATGTCTTCGGCAACTTATTAGCGGTTCTACTGGGCCTCGCTGACGCCGGGCCGGCCGCACGCATTCTGCAGGCGCTGGAAGCAGCGCAGGTCGCGGTGCCTTATCCGGTACGGTCCGTGTGCCGTCCCATCGGCCGCGACAACCCTTTGTGGCGCGATTATATGGACCGCCACCAGCAGAACCACCCCTTCGGTTACCATAACGGCGGTATCTGGCCTTTTATCGGCGGCTTCTGGGCTCTGGCCTTGGCCGCTCAGAATCGCAAGAAGGACGCGGCCGAGGCGCTGCAAGGCATGGTCCAGGCCTGTTCCCTGGGAAACTGGGAGTTCAATGAATGGCTGGATGGGCGCAGCGGAGAACCCCGGGGAATGGCGGGGCAGTCGTGGAACGCCGCAATGCTCCTTTTGGCTGAGTACGGTTTGCGAAATCCGGTTTTTACTCCGGAGTGA
- a CDS encoding patatin-like phospholipase family protein: MKHIASGMTLFRAPMNVLSAANQRFANICFYWLVSLVLSGVFLPGLPAAMAEDGMRPRIGLVLGGGGAKGTAHIGVLQALEELRIPVDYIAGTSMGAIVGSLYASGLSPDDIKNTLTRVDWGDIFTGDPDRRDIDFRRKREDFLFLAPLTLGVRDGTIVLPKGLVKDQKINNFFRSLLLHATSVTDFDNLPIPFRAVATDLETGEMVILKSGRLAEAARASMSVPGAFPPIEVDGRILIDGGLVRNLPVDIVRGMGADVIIAVDVGKALLNREELGGPLEIMNQMLDIMISSNVREQIKQLDSDDIYLNPDLGDLGSGDFARGQEGSQIGYAAARNKADSLARYSVSKEKYEEFLAGHRREQIEQLAIADIEVQVENQNRTSSEVVADRFGIEEGDTVDLARLVEGTGYVFGMGDFDRVDIMLDRPQDEGAYDLLLRARDNSLGPNYLRFGVALESNIEGTSSYNILLDYTRRWINAYGAEWKTLAFIGTPFGVYTEFYQPLSSDGLFFIMPYGKWIERPVSLYDGDDRVAEYRANQYSLGVDIGIQPWMYGIAKIGLLVGEDDISLETGDRRLLPEEETFTRRGIIYSGTFDQLDNVHFPNEGSFASVTGFTSLDALGADESYSWLEGSFTGVASYKRQTFLTQLSAGSSLNGDLPFNEDRKLGGFLNLSGLQQDQLRGDSLFLAKVVSYYKAGTSYIGDLYLGGSIETGNVWDDSFDFSDLRLAGSLFVGYDTILGPFYIGLGMIDGGEMAGYFYLGRTF; encoded by the coding sequence ATGAAGCATATCGCCTCAGGTATGACTCTTTTTCGTGCTCCCATGAATGTTTTGTCTGCTGCGAATCAGCGCTTTGCAAATATATGCTTCTACTGGCTGGTATCTCTTGTCCTCTCAGGCGTCTTTTTGCCAGGGCTGCCCGCCGCGATGGCAGAAGATGGCATGCGCCCCAGAATAGGCCTCGTGCTCGGCGGCGGTGGCGCCAAAGGTACAGCCCATATAGGGGTTTTACAAGCCCTGGAGGAGTTGCGGATTCCGGTGGATTACATTGCCGGTACCAGCATGGGAGCCATCGTCGGCAGCCTCTATGCCTCGGGCCTCTCCCCGGATGACATCAAAAACACACTGACCCGCGTAGATTGGGGGGACATTTTCACAGGTGATCCGGATCGTCGGGATATCGATTTCAGGAGAAAACGGGAAGATTTCCTCTTTCTTGCTCCACTTACGCTCGGTGTGCGAGACGGCACCATCGTCTTGCCCAAGGGCCTGGTCAAAGACCAGAAAATCAACAACTTTTTCAGATCATTACTCCTCCATGCCACAAGTGTGACCGATTTTGACAATCTGCCCATTCCCTTTCGTGCCGTCGCCACCGATCTCGAAACGGGCGAGATGGTCATTCTGAAAAGCGGCCGACTCGCCGAGGCCGCTCGGGCAAGTATGTCTGTGCCGGGAGCCTTCCCGCCCATAGAAGTGGACGGCAGAATTCTCATCGATGGAGGCCTGGTGCGCAATCTGCCCGTCGATATCGTCCGCGGCATGGGTGCCGACGTCATCATTGCCGTCGATGTCGGCAAGGCATTGCTGAACCGGGAAGAGCTTGGAGGACCTCTGGAAATAATGAACCAGATGCTCGATATCATGATCAGCAGCAATGTCCGTGAACAGATCAAGCAGCTCGACTCAGACGATATCTATCTAAACCCCGATCTTGGTGATCTTGGTTCCGGAGACTTCGCCCGGGGGCAGGAAGGCAGCCAAATAGGTTATGCCGCCGCACGGAACAAGGCCGACAGCCTGGCAAGATACTCCGTTTCAAAAGAGAAGTATGAAGAGTTTCTCGCCGGACACCGCCGGGAGCAGATCGAGCAACTGGCCATTGCCGATATCGAAGTGCAGGTGGAAAATCAGAACAGGACATCTTCCGAGGTGGTGGCCGACAGATTCGGTATAGAAGAAGGCGACACCGTCGATTTAGCCAGGCTTGTCGAGGGTACCGGATATGTCTTTGGCATGGGGGATTTCGACCGCGTCGACATTATGCTGGACAGGCCGCAGGATGAAGGGGCATATGACCTGCTGCTTCGGGCCAGGGATAACTCACTGGGCCCCAACTATTTACGCTTCGGGGTGGCCCTGGAAAGCAATATCGAAGGAACCAGCAGCTATAACATCCTTCTCGACTACACCAGGCGATGGATCAATGCCTACGGGGCGGAGTGGAAGACGCTGGCCTTCATTGGCACGCCCTTCGGGGTCTATACGGAGTTTTACCAGCCGCTCAGCTCCGATGGTCTCTTTTTTATCATGCCGTACGGCAAGTGGATTGAACGACCGGTTTCTCTCTATGATGGCGATGACCGGGTCGCCGAATATCGCGCCAACCAATACAGCCTCGGTGTCGACATCGGCATCCAACCCTGGATGTACGGCATTGCCAAGATCGGGCTGCTTGTCGGCGAGGATGATATCTCTCTGGAAACGGGAGACCGTCGACTGCTGCCGGAAGAGGAAACCTTTACACGACGCGGCATCATCTACAGCGGAACCTTTGATCAACTCGATAATGTGCACTTTCCCAATGAGGGTTCTTTTGCGAGTGTAACCGGCTTTACCTCACTCGATGCGCTGGGTGCCGATGAAAGTTATTCCTGGTTGGAAGGATCGTTCACCGGAGTCGCGAGCTATAAGCGGCAGACCTTTTTGACCCAGCTCAGTGCCGGATCGAGTCTCAACGGAGATCTGCCCTTCAACGAGGATAGGAAGCTGGGCGGTTTTCTCAACCTTTCCGGCCTGCAGCAGGATCAGCTCAGAGGAGACTCTCTCTTTTTAGCCAAAGTCGTTTCCTACTACAAGGCAGGGACATCATATATAGGCGATCTCTACCTTGGCGGCTCGATCGAAACCGGTAATGTATGGGATGACTCCTTTGATTTCAGCGATCTACGACTGGCAGGGAGTCTCTTTGTTGGCTATGACACCATTCTTGGACCGTTTTATATCGGACTTGGCATGATCGACGGCGGCGAGATGGCAGGCTATTTTTACCTGGGAAGAACTTTTTAA